Sequence from the Actinocatenispora sera genome:
GAACTCGCCGCGACCGGGCCGCGGGTGCTGTTCTGCGTGCACGGCCGGGTGATCGCCAACGACGGGGCGGGCGAGCTGTCGCTCGGGCCGGGCGAGGCGGCGTTCGTGCCGGCCGACCGCCGCGCCGTCCGGCTCTCCGGGTACGGCGAACTGTTCCAGGCGACCACCGCCTGACCCGCACGCGGCACCGCTACGCGGCCGTCAACGGCCCGGCCAGCTGGTACCTGGTCAGCACGACACCGGAGGGCGTCGTCTGCGTCTCCGCCAGCTCGAGCGACCGGGCCGGCGTGCCCTCGGCGACGAAGCGCTTCCCGGTACCCAGCACGACCGGGTAGACGATCAGCACGACCTCGTCCGCCAGTCCCTGTTCGAGCAGCGTCGAGGTGAGCGTGGAGCTGCCGCAGAGCACGAGGTCCGGGCCGTCGTCCGCCTTGACCCGGCGAACCCCCTCGGCCACGTCCGGCCCCAACGGCTCGGCCGGGCCCCAGTGCAAGGTCTCCGGGCGGTGCGTCGCGACGAACTTGGTCGCCGCGTTGAGCCGGTCCGCCATCGGATTGGCCGGCACCGTGGGCCAGAACCGTGCCCACAGGTCGTAGGTGCGCCGGCCGAGGAGCAGGTCGAAGCGCTCGCCGTGCATGGCGAGCACGGCGTCCCGGCCCTCGGGTGTCCGGAACGGCACGTTCCAGTTGGGGTAGGGGAAATCGTCGCCGTCGACGGAGTGCTGGACCACCCCGTCCAGCGAGACGTGTTCGATGATCTTGAGCCTTCGCATGCGAGCTCCTCCGGTTCCGGCGTTCGTGTTCGTCCGGCTGGTAGACGCCGGGCCGGAGCGGAACTCATCGATCGCGGTCGCCGGCCGGAGCGGGGGCCGATCCGGCGCGGGCGAGCAGGTGGAAGACGCGGCTGAGCCCCCGGTACGGGTCCCGCCGGCTCGCCGCGAGCTCCACCTCGGCGATGTCGGGCAGCTCGGCGTCGTCGGCGACGAGCGTGAGCCAGTCGCTGAACAGCCAGAGCCCGTACCAGGCGAGCGGGGCGGCGCCGTGGCTGGCGAACAGCGCGGACAAGCCGGCCACGGTGTCGGCGCGGGTGTCGAGCCCCAGCACGCCGCGCTCGCCGCCGGCGTCGAACGCGGCCAACGCATCGCGCCACCGGTGTGCCAGCGCCGGGCGCACCGCCAGGGTGGCGGCGTTGAGGCCGAGCACCGACACGATGCCCTCCGGCGCGACGCAGCCGCACAGCGCCGCGATCATCGGCGCCGGGTCGGGCAGGTACATCAGGACGCCGTGGCAGAGCACCGCGTCGTACCGGTGCGCCCCGGCGAGGTCGACCGCGTCCTCTCCGCGGCCCGCCAGCAGCCGGACCCGGTCTCGTACCGCCGTGGGTTCGGCGTCGAGCCGTCGCTGTGCAGCGGCCAGCATCGCCGCGGACGAGTCGAGCAGGGTGATCCGGTATCCCAGGCGCGCCAAGGGAAACGACTGGTGGCCGGCGCCGCCGCCGACGTCGAGGATGGTGGCCGGCGGCGGCGGCAGGTGGGCCAGCAGGTGCCGGTGCAGCACGTAGGTGCGCACCTTGCCCTTCACCGTCGCGTACGCGCCCTCGACGAAGGGATCCGCCAGGCTTGCCCACACGTCGTCGACCATCCCGCCATCCTCCCGTACCGGCGGCGCGGGGTGTCCGCGAAGCCGGCGCGACACCGGCTCGCGCCGGCGGGGCGGAGGGGTGTCCGCGAAGCCGGCCCGACCCGGAGCCTTGCGGAGGCCAATCAGGCCTCGGGCGTGGCGGCGAGGCCGGCGAGCGTGGCGCGGACCAGCCGGCGCACCGCGGCCGGGCCTCGGCCGCGGGCGGCCTCCAGTGCGTGCAGGCAGAAGCCGGCGAGCTCGTCGGCGTGCGTGTCGTCGGGCAGGTCGCCGGCCGCGGCGGCGTCGGTGATCAGCTCGCGGACGAACTCGTGCAGGCGGCGGTGCGCGTCGGCGACATGGGCCCCACGGTGCAGCAACGCGGCGGCCGGATCGGACGCCGCGTGCCCGGCGCGGCTCGCCTTCGCGTACGCGGTCAGGACGGCCTCGAGGCGCGGGCCGGCGCCTTCGGTGCGGTCGCGCACCCGGACCAGCTCGGCCAGGTGGGCGTCGATGCGCCGTTCGTGCCAGGTGAGGAGGATCGACTCGACGTCCGGGAAGTACTTGTACAGCGTGGCGCGGCCGATGCCGGTGTCCTTGGCGATCTGCGACATCGTGACGCCGCTGAGGCCGTGCTCGGCGATCAGCGCGGCGGTGGCCGCGATCGTCGCCTCGCGCACCGCGTCGCGATGTGCCTCGATCGTCTGGCTCCAGATCTTCGGCATGCCGGTAGCATACACGATGGACAGATTAAAGACAGACTGACTTGACAAGGACACAATGTATTGAAAAACTGAGGGTGGTCAGGGCGGCGCGACGCCGCCGAACGCCGATCCGTCCCGAGGTGCAGCCGTGTCCCAGTCCGAACCACAGACCTCCGCCGGCTCGATCGCGGCCCCGACCGGCGTACGGGAACCGTCGAGCGATGCCGGCGCGACACTTGTCGAGCGGCTGCTCGCGCCCGCCGGCCGGGTCGACCCCTACCCGCTCTACGCCGAGGCGCACCGGCTCGGCCCGGTGACCCGGATCGCCGACACGCTGTACCTGGTCAGCGGGTACCAGGCGGTCGACCAGCTGCTGCGGGACCCGGGCTTCGGCCTGCACCCCGCCGCGACCGGGCCGGGCGCCGACGGGCCGCTCGACCTGCTGAGCCGGTCGATCCTGCGTGCGAACCCGCCGGACCATCCGCGGATGCGGTCGTTGATCGGGAAGGTGTTCACCCGGCGCCGGGTGGCCGCGCTCGCCCCGCGGGTCGAACAGGCGGTCGACGAGCTGCTCGACGAGCTCGCCGCCGAGCGCGGGCCGGTCGACTTCATGGACCGGTTCGCGTTCCGGCTGCCGGTCACGGTGATCTGCGCGCTGCTCGGCGTGCAGACGCGTGACCACGCGCTGCTACGGTCGCTGGCCGCCGACCTGACCGAGGTGCTCGAACTGACCGGGCCGACCACGCCGGCGGCCGAAGCGGCCGCCACGGCCCTGGCCGAACGCTTCGCCGGGCTGATCGCCGCCCGGCGCGCCGAACCGCGGGACGACCTGGTCAGCGCGCTGGTCGCGGTGCGGGACGCCGACGACGGCAGGCTGTCGGACGCCGAGCTGCTCGGCAACCTGATCCTGCTGCTGGTCGCCGGCTTCGAGACGACCACGAGCCTGCTCGGCAGCGGCCTCGCACTGCTGCTCGACCGCCCGGATCTGCTCGCCACCCTGCACGCCGCCACGTCGGTCGTCGCGACCGCGCCCCCGGCCGGCGCCGCCACCGAGGCTGGCGCCGGTGACGCGGCGGTCGCCGGCTTCGTCGAGGAGGTGCTGCGGTACGAGTCGCCCGTGCAGGTGCTGACCCGCACCGCGCTGGTCGACGGGCGATCCGTGGCCGACCTGCCGGTACCGCGGGGTGCCGACCTGATCGCCGTGGTCGGCGCGGCCAACCGGGACCCGGCCCGTTACCGTGACCCGGACCTCTTCGACCCCACGCGGACCGGCGTGCGGCCGCTCAGCTTCGGTGCGGGGGCGCACATCTGCCTGGGCAACAGCCTCGCCCGGCTCGAGGCGACCGTGGCGTTCGCCCGGCTGGTACGCCGGTTTCCCGCGATGCTCGCCGCCGGCGACCCGGTGCGCCGGGACCGGCTGGTGCTGCGCGGCCTGCAGTCCCTGCCGGTCCGCCTCGGCGCGGCGGGCTGACCGTCCGGACGGCGGCGCGACGCCGCCGGCGGAGCCTCAGGGCTGCAGCGGGACGCGGCGGGCGCGCACCGTACGGTGGCTGATCCGCCAGCCGTCCGGGGTGTGCACCACGGTGTCCTCGTAGGTGGCGCTGCCGCAGCTGCGGTCGGTGTGGATCGCGATCGCCTTCGACCACGCGCGCACCCGGCCGTCGTCGAGCTCGGTGAGCACGGTGTTGGTCACGTGGTGGGCGAGCGGGTTGCCCTCGCCGAGCGCGTACCCGGCCTCGATGACGGCGGTGACGCCGTGCAGCACGCCGCCGCCGACGTTGCTGACGTCGTACGCGATGTCGGCGGTGAACAGTTCGCGCAGCCGGTCGAGCTGCCCGCTGTCCGCGAACAGTCCGTGCAGGTTGATCAGGTCGGTGATGGCGACCCGGTCGTCGGTGGTCAGGCTCATCGGTGTTCCTCCTGTGTCGGGACGCCGAGCAGGCACGACGCACCACGCGCATGGTTCGCGCGCTCGCGGATGGCTACACTCCCGGCATCCGGGGAATTCCCCGTTTCAACGTACTGGGGAGCTCCCCACTTGTCCAGGAGGTGCCGGTGGCCGCACGCAGGGTCGACGCCGCCCGCAACGCCGAGCGGCTGCTCGCCGCGGCCCGGGAGCTGTTCGACGAGGCCGGGCCGGACGTACCGCTGGACGAGGTGGCGCGGCGCGCCGGCGTCGGCAACGCCACCCTCTACCGCAACTTCCCGACCCGCGGCGACCTGCTCGTCGCGGTGTACACCGACGAGGTGGCCGAGCTGTGCGCCCGCGGCGATGCCGCGACGGCCGCGAACCCGGCGGACGCGCTGTTCGACTGGCTGGGCGAGTTCGTCGCGCACGTCGCCACCAAGCGCGCGCTGGCGCACGCGGCGACCAGCGGCGAGCACCGCACCGAACGGTTCGAGCAGTGGCATGCGGCGATGCACCGGACCGCGGCCGGGCTGGTCGACCGGGCCCGCCGGGCCGGCGTGGTGCGTCCCGACCTCGACCCGGCGGATCTGCTGGCGCTGGCCAGCGGGATCGCGCTGGCCAGCGGGACCGCCGACTCGGCCGGTCGGCTGCTCGCCCTGATCCGGCACGGCATCGAGGTACCGCCGGAGTGACCAGCGCGGCGCGCTGCCGGGCCGTTCGCGGCGGTCGCGATGTCGTCGGCCCGTCAGCGTGGTGACAGCCGCCGTCACGGTGTCGTCGGGCCGGTCAGTGCGGCGACAGCCGCAGTCTCGGTGTCATCGGCCGGTCAGCGTGGCGACGCCGCCGGCCGCGGTGTCGTCGGTCGATCAGCGCGGCGACAGCCGGCGCAGCGGGCAGCGGGCCGTGGCCGGCAGCGCGACCGGCCGGTGCGCGGTCGGGGTCAGATCCGCGCCGACGTCCAGCGGATCGCGCAGGTGCGCCGGAGCGAGCGGGACGCCGTGCTCGGCCGCGTACCGCAGCAGCCGGCGCCGGCTGTCGACCGCGGCGCCGGGCCCCGTCTCGTACCGGTAGGGCAGCTCCGGCCAGCGCGCCTGGGCGGGATGCACCAGCACGTCGCCGGCCAGTACGGCCCCGTCGGTGAGCACGCTCTGGTGGCCGGGCGTGTGCCCGGGCGTCGGCAGCAGCCGGTACCCGCCGGGCATCGTCGTCTCCCCGTCGACCACCCGCAGCTGGCCGGCCGCCAGCACGGGTGCCACCAGCCGGGCGTACGTGCCGGTCCCGGCGACGTGGTCGAGCTCGGCGCGCTGCACCACGTACTCGGCGCGCGCGAACAGCGGCCCGCCGGCAGCCCCGCTCCCGCCGGTACCGGCATCCCGGTGGTCGCCGACGTCCCCACCGGTGCGGGCGGGGGTGGCGGTCTGGACCGGGGGTGCGGCGGGGGCGATGTTCCAGCCGGCGTGGTCGAGGTGGACGTGGGTGAGGACCACGGTGTCGATCTCGGCCGGGGTCACGCCGGCCTCGGCCAGCAGCGCCGGCAGCCGCCCGGCGGTACCCAGCCAGTCCGCACCCGGTGCGCCGGCCGGCCCGACGCCGGTGTCGACCAGCGTGGCCCGGCCCTCGTCGGTGAGCAGGAAGCAGTGCACGTGCAGTACCCAGCCGGCCGCGGCGGCGTTGCCCGGTGCGCTGCCGGCGGCCCAGTCCCGGTGCCGCCCCGCCCATCCCGGCAGCGCCTCCTCGACCGGCTCGGGAAACATCGCCACCGCGTCGCACAGCATCGTCACGTCCACGGTCCGTTCCTACCGCAGGCGCGGGCGAGCCGGCATCCGCCGGGCGGTTTCCGCCGGACCCGGCGTGCCGCCGGACCCGCGGGCAGGTCAGGTGAGGCGGGTGGTGCGGGTGGCGACCGCGGCCGGCAGTACCGCCCAGAACGCCAGCACCAGGTACGGGCCGGGGCCCGGTGCGGTGCCGGCGGCGAGCGCGTCGGTCAGGCCGTTCGCGAGCGCACCCGAGGGCAGCAGGCCGACCACGTCGGCCAGCCCGGCCGGCAGCGACGAGGCCGGCACCGCGATGCCGCCGGCGAGCAGCAGGATGAACCACACCGCATTGGCCACGGCCAGCACGATCTCGGCCCGTACCGACCCGCCGAGCAGCACGCCGAGCGCGCCGAACGCGAGGGCACCCAGTACCAGCAGGGCGACCGACTCACCGATCCCGGCCAGGTGCGGCGACCAGCCCAGCAGCGCGGCCACCGCGCCGAGCACGATCAGCTGTACGACGATGACCAGCACGCCGGAGAGCACCCGGCCGGCGACGAGCAGCCAGCGCGGCAGGGCGGTCGCGGCGAGCCGCTTGAGCACCCCGTACCGCCGGTCGAAGCCGAGCGAGATCGCCTGGCTGGTGAACCCGGTGGACATGATCGCGAGCGCGATGACCCGCGGGGTGACCCAGTCGACCCGGGGCGTACCGACGTCGATGATGGGCAGTTCGGTCAGTCCGACCAGCAGCGCCAGCGGGATGATCAGGGTCAGCAGCAGCTGCTCGCCGTTGCGCAGCGCGAGCTTGGTCTCGGTCGCGGTCTGTGCCAGCAGCATCCGGCCGAGCCGGCCGCGTCCCGGCGCCGGCGTGAACGTCCCCGCCGCGAACCTTGCCTGCTCGCTCACCGCCGCACCTCCCGCAGCCGGACCGGGGCGGACCGGTGCGGTCGGAACTCCTGCGTACCAACGGATTTCGCGCCCTCCGGTGCCGGAACGCCGGCGCGGCGCCGGTGCTCGTTCATCGCAGCTCCCGGCCGGTGAGGTCGAGGAAGACGTCCTCCAGGCTGCGGCGCGCGACGCGCAGCTCCTGCGCCAGCACGTCGTGCTCGGCGCACCAGGCGGTCACCGCGGATACCTCCGCGGGGCCGATCGGACCGACCAGCTCGTACCGGCCGGGGCTGGGTTCGGTACCGGTGCAGCCGGCGGGTAGCCGGTCGATCAGCTCGGCGATCGGCAGGCCGGCGGTGGCGCGGAAGGTGAGCCGCTGTCGGCCGTCGCGCTCGCTGGTCAGCTCGGCCGGGGTACCGGCGGCGACCGGACTGCCGTGGTCGATGATCACCACCTGGTCGGCGAGCGTCTCCGCCTCGTCCATCAGGTGCGTGGTCAGCAGCACCCCGACGCCGTCGGTGCGCAGCGCGTCGACCAGCTCCCAGACCAGCCGGCGGGCCTGCGGGTCGAGCCCGGCGGTCGGTTCGTCCAGGAACACCAGCTCGGGTCGGCCGACCACGGCGCAGGCCAGCGACAGCCGCTGCTGTTGCCCGCCGGACAGCCGCTTGTACGGGGTGTGCAGCGCGTCGCGCAGCCCGAGCACGTCGAGTAACCAGTCGGGGTCGAGCGGGTGTGCGGCGCAGGCGGCGACGAGCCGCAACATTTCACCGGCCCGTACCCCGGGGTAGGCGCCGCCGCCCTGCGGCATGACGCCGATGCGGGGGCGCAGCGCGGCGCCGTCCCGGTTCGGGTCGAGGCCGAGCACCCGGACCAGGCCGCTGTCGGGGCGCTGGAAGCCCTCGCAGATCTCCACGGTGGTGGTCTTGCCGGCGCCGTTGGGGCCGAGCAGGGCGAGCACCGTACCGCCGGGCATGGTCAGGTCGAGCCCATCGACCGCGACGGTGGTACCGAACCGTTTGACCAGGTTGGACACGGCGAGGGCCGGGCTGTCGGTGGAGTCCGTCCCGGCGTGGACAGTCGCGCCGTGCGGCGTCGCATCCTCGCTCACCGTCGCAGCGTATGCCGGTGCGTACCGGTGGGCGGCGTGGGGGAGTGCCGGCTGCCGGCCGGGTCACTCGCGGCGCCGGTACGGCACGCTCCGGCGACCGGCGCCGGCCGCCGTGGCGTCCGGCTGGCCAGGGTCTGCAATCCGTGCCGCGAGCCGCAACAATTGATGGAAGATCGGCGAACCGCTTGACACCATGATGATTCTCAGTAACGCTACGACTACGGAACGTAAATCGGTGGTTCGGGTGCGGCACGAACCACGGTGAAGGCGCGGGGCGGACGAGGTTTCACGGTACGGGGGGCACTGTGAAGCCACGACCGCCCCGCGCGCCGCTTCCCGCCGCGGCCGGCTCGGCCGCCGGACCCGGCGCCGGCTCGGCCAGGATCCGGGCCGCGATGCCCCGGCGCACCGCCTGCCGGTGCAGCGACCGGCGATGCCGCTCCGCCACCACGGCGGCAAGGTACGCCCAGCCCGGGGTGCCGGGTGGCACCGGCGGCGTCGTCTGCGCCGCCACCTTCGAGGCCAGGGCCAACCCGAGCCTGGTCCGCGCCGGCTCGCCGATCCGCCGGTTGCGGGCGAGATAGTGCCGCACCGTGTTGGCCAGCTGATCGTCCAGCCCGGTCAGGTCCAACCGCCGCGCCCAACCGGTCAGCTGGGGCGGCATCGCCGGCACCCACCCCCACGACTGGGGGCTGCGCTCGTGCACCACCAGCGTGCCGGCGGCCAGATCACCCAACCGCCGGCCGGAACGCTCGCCGACCATCACCCCCAGGCACAGCAACCAGCTCAGCGGCGGTACCAGCAGGCCCGGCCACTCCACCGCGAGCCCCACCAGCGCCCGGGTCAACGCGTGCCGGAACCCGATCGGGCCGCCGTCGATGCGCACCACCCGCAGCCCGAGCGCGAACTTGCCGATCGACCGGCCTCCGGTGAGCGTCTCCACCAGTACCGGCGGGGCCAGGAAGACCAGCACCGTGGCGACGACCACCACGCCGTGCGCGAACGCGCTCGAGCGCGACAGCATCAGCGGCACCGCCACCGTCGCCACCAGCAGGGCGAACGGCACCTGCAGCGACAGGTCGAGCACGAACGCGAGCGTCCGGGACCCGAGCCGGGCCGGTCGCAGCTCGACCGCGACGGCCTCGCCGTCCACCACCGTCCCGTCGCCCATCCGCACATCCTGCGGTATCGCGTCCAGTCCGGACAACCACGCGGCCCGTGGCGTGACCGGCCCGGGCGCCGGTGATCGCGGGGCCGGTGCCGCCGGTCGGCGGGATTCCGGCGTGGCGGCGCGACCGTATGCTGCCGGGGTGGATCTGGACGCCTTCGTCACCGAGCACCGGGACGAGTGGCGCCGGCTGGAGGCGCTGTCCGGCCGGCACCGCCCGGACGCCGGCGAGGCGGACGAGCTGATCGCGCTCTACCAGCGCACCGCCACCCACCTGTCGATGGTGCGCAGCCAGGCGCCCGACCCGGCGCTGGTGGCGCACCTGTCCCGGCTGGTGCTGCGCGCCCGGGCCAGCATCACCGGCGGCCGCTCGTTCCGCCCGAGCGACCTGCTGCGGTTCGTCACCGTCACCTTTCCCGCCGCGGTGTATCGCACCTGGCGCTGGTGGTGCACCGTCGCGGTGTCGTTCCTGGCCGTGTCCGCCGCGCTGACCGCGTGGTTCGTCGCGCATCCGGAGGCGCTGCGGGCGCTGATCGGGGACGGCGGCGCGCGCAGCCTCGCCGACCACGAGTTCGCCGACTACTACCGGGCCGCGCCAGCCCAGGACTTCGCTTTCGAGGTGTGGACCAACAACGCGCTGGTCGCCGGGCTCTGCCTGGCCGGCGGCATCCTGCTGCTCCCGGTCCTGCTGGTACTGGCGCAGAACGCGCTGGTGGTGGCCGTAGACGCCGGCGCGATGCTGGGGCAGGGGCGCGCCGACGTGTTCTTCGGGCTGCTCGCCCCGCACGGGCTGCTGGAGCTGACCGCGGTGTTCGTCGCCGCCGGTACCGGGCTGCGCATCGGCTGGTCCTGGGTGGCGCCCGGGCCGTACCTGACCCGGGCCCAGTCGCTCGCCGGCGCCGCCCGGTCCGGCGTCGTGGTGGCGCTCGGGCTGGTCGGGGTGCTCGCGGTCAGCGGCGCGATCGAGGCGTTCGTGACCCCGTCGCCGCTGCCGACCGCGGTCCGGGTCGGCATCGGCGTGCTCGCGCTGGCCGCGTTCCTGACCTACGTGGTGCACTTCGGCCGCCGCGCCGCCGCCGTCGGCGAAACCGGTGACCTCGCCCCCGATCTCCGCGAGGCCACCGCCCCCGCCTGCTGACAGCGGGTGGGGCGGAGGGACGTCGCTTACTCGTCGGGGAGCTTGGCGGCGAGCACGTCGACGCGATCGACGTAGGGCGCCCCGGCGAACAGTCCTGCGGCCGCAGCGGCGTTCAGCGCCTCGCCGTTGGCGTCCCAGTGCGCCTCGCGGTCGGCCTCGTTGGCGAAGGCGTCGAAGATGGCGAAGGTCGTCGGCCCCAGCCGCAGCGCGAACCAGGCGACCGCCAGGCCCTCCTTCCGCACGTGCTCCACTGCCGATTCCAGCATGGCCTCGACGTCGGGCACCTTGTCCGGCTTGGCCTCGACGCGGACGAGCAATCCGGTGTTGACCATTCGCGCGCTCCTACTTCTGTAATGATCATTCAAGAAGTAACCTAGCAGACATTGCTAGCGATCGCTATAGAATGGGCACATGAAGACGGGCCGACCGCGGTCGTTCGATCGCACCGAGGCGCTCGAGGGTGCCATGGCCGTGTTCTGGGAGCACGGCTACGACGCGACGTCGATCGCCCTCCTCACTCAGGCGCTCGGCATCGGCGCGCCCAGCGTGTACGCGGCCTTCGGCGACAAGCGGTCCTTGTTCCTTGCGGCGCTCGACCGGTACCTCCGCACCTACGGCTCCTTCACCGAACGCGCGTTGGCTGAGGAACCGAAGGCCCGAGACGCCGTCGAACGCCTGCTGCGCGAGGCGGCGGTCGCGTACACCAGGCCCGAACATCCGCGCGGTTGCCTGCTGATCACCGCCGCGACCAACTGCTCCCCACAATCCGCTGACATCGCCGCCCACCTGCGTGACCTCCGCGCCGCGGGCCGCCGCGTGCTCCACGACAAGATCGCCACCGCGACGCGAACGGGCGACATCCCCGCCCGCACCGACCCCCGGGCCCTCGCGGCCTTCTACACCGCCGTACTCCAGGGCATGTCCGCGCAGGCTCGCGACGGCGCCACGAGAACCGACCTGGAACAGATCGCCGAGACAGCCCTCCGCGCCTGGCCAGCAGTGCCTTCCCGACTCCACTGATCCGCAGCCGCAGCCGGCCGACGCTTGCCCGCGCCGGCAGCGTCCGTCGGTCAGGTGTCGAGGTAGTGGAGGATGGCGAGGATGCGGCGGCTGTGGGTGGAGCGCTCGGGCAGGTCGAGCTTGGTAAAGATCGCGTTGACGTGCTTCTCCACCGCACTGCGGGAGACGAACAGCTGGGCGCCGATCGACGCGTTGGTGTGGCCCTGCGCCATCAGGTCCAGCACGCTGCGTTCCCGCTCGGTCAGGCGGGACAGCGGATCGGTGTGGCTGGTGGCGGCGAGCAGCTGGCGGACCACCTCGGGGTCGAAGGCGGTACCGCCGGCGCCGACCCGTACCAGCGCGTCGAGGAACTCGCCGACGTCGACCACCCGGTCCTTGAGCAGGTAGCCGACGCCGGCCGGGTCGCCGGTGAGCAGCCGCGTCGCGTACCGCTTCTCGACGTACTGGGAGAGCACCAGCACCGCGACCTCCGGCCACCGCTGCCGGATGGTCAGCGCGGCGCGCAACCCCTCGTCGGTGTGCGTCGGCGGCATCCGTACGTCCAGCACGGCCACCTGCGGCCGGTCCTCGGCGACCGCGGCGAGCAGCGCGTCCGCGTCGCCGACCGCGGCGACGACCTGGTGGCCCTCCTCGGCCAGCAGCCGGACCAGCCCCTCGCGCAGCAGCGCCGAGTCCTCCGCCAGCGCTATCCGCACGACGGCTCCGCGGCGCAGGCCGGGATCTCGGCGGTGACCAGGGTGGGACCGCCGGGTGGGCTGAACACCGAAAGCCGCCCGTCGACCGCGGCGAGCCGGCGGGCCAGTCCGGACAGGCCGGGCCCGGCCGGGTCGGCGCCGCCGCAGCCGTCGTCGTGCACCTCGATCCGGATCACGCCGGCCGCCTCGGTCAGCCGTACGGTCGCGGCGCGCGCGGTGGCGTGCTTGGCCGCGTTGGTGATCGCCTCGCACACCACGAAGTAGCAGGCCGCCTCGACGCCGGCCGGCGGGCGGGCCCGCAGCCGGTGGTCCAGCCGTACCGGCAGGCCGGCTCGTTCGGCGACCGACTCCAGCGCCGCGGGCAGGCCGGCGGAGTCCAGCGCCGACGGGTACACGCGCCAGGCCACCTCGCGCAGCTCCACCAGCGCCCGGCGGGACTCCTCGTGCGCGGCGCGCAGCAGGTCGGTGGAGCGCTGCGGGTCGGTGGCGCG
This genomic interval carries:
- a CDS encoding RDD family protein, encoding MGDGTVVDGEAVAVELRPARLGSRTLAFVLDLSLQVPFALLVATVAVPLMLSRSSAFAHGVVVVATVLVFLAPPVLVETLTGGRSIGKFALGLRVVRIDGGPIGFRHALTRALVGLAVEWPGLLVPPLSWLLCLGVMVGERSGRRLGDLAAGTLVVHERSPQSWGWVPAMPPQLTGWARRLDLTGLDDQLANTVRHYLARNRRIGEPARTRLGLALASKVAAQTTPPVPPGTPGWAYLAAVVAERHRRSLHRQAVRRGIAARILAEPAPGPAAEPAAAGSGARGGRGFTVPPVP
- a CDS encoding cytochrome P450; this translates as MLAPAGRVDPYPLYAEAHRLGPVTRIADTLYLVSGYQAVDQLLRDPGFGLHPAATGPGADGPLDLLSRSILRANPPDHPRMRSLIGKVFTRRRVAALAPRVEQAVDELLDELAAERGPVDFMDRFAFRLPVTVICALLGVQTRDHALLRSLAADLTEVLELTGPTTPAAEAAATALAERFAGLIAARRAEPRDDLVSALVAVRDADDGRLSDAELLGNLILLLVAGFETTTSLLGSGLALLLDRPDLLATLHAATSVVATAPPAGAATEAGAGDAAVAGFVEEVLRYESPVQVLTRTALVDGRSVADLPVPRGADLIAVVGAANRDPARYRDPDLFDPTRTGVRPLSFGAGAHICLGNSLARLEATVAFARLVRRFPAMLAAGDPVRRDRLVLRGLQSLPVRLGAAG
- a CDS encoding TetR/AcrR family transcriptional regulator codes for the protein MPKIWSQTIEAHRDAVREATIAATAALIAEHGLSGVTMSQIAKDTGIGRATLYKYFPDVESILLTWHERRIDAHLAELVRVRDRTEGAGPRLEAVLTAYAKASRAGHAASDPAAALLHRGAHVADAHRRLHEFVRELITDAAAAGDLPDDTHADELAGFCLHALEAARGRGPAAVRRLVRATLAGLAATPEA
- a CDS encoding nuclear transport factor 2 family protein; amino-acid sequence: MSLTTDDRVAITDLINLHGLFADSGQLDRLRELFTADIAYDVSNVGGGVLHGVTAVIEAGYALGEGNPLAHHVTNTVLTELDDGRVRAWSKAIAIHTDRSCGSATYEDTVVHTPDGWRISHRTVRARRVPLQP
- a CDS encoding ABC transporter permease, with product MSEQARFAAGTFTPAPGRGRLGRMLLAQTATETKLALRNGEQLLLTLIIPLALLVGLTELPIIDVGTPRVDWVTPRVIALAIMSTGFTSQAISLGFDRRYGVLKRLAATALPRWLLVAGRVLSGVLVIVVQLIVLGAVAALLGWSPHLAGIGESVALLVLGALAFGALGVLLGGSVRAEIVLAVANAVWFILLLAGGIAVPASSLPAGLADVVGLLPSGALANGLTDALAAGTAPGPGPYLVLAFWAVLPAAVATRTTRLT
- a CDS encoding methyltransferase; its protein translation is MVDDVWASLADPFVEGAYATVKGKVRTYVLHRHLLAHLPPPPATILDVGGGAGHQSFPLARLGYRITLLDSSAAMLAAAQRRLDAEPTAVRDRVRLLAGRGEDAVDLAGAHRYDAVLCHGVLMYLPDPAPMIAALCGCVAPEGIVSVLGLNAATLAVRPALAHRWRDALAAFDAGGERGVLGLDTRADTVAGLSALFASHGAAPLAWYGLWLFSDWLTLVADDAELPDIAEVELAASRRDPYRGLSRVFHLLARAGSAPAPAGDRDR
- a CDS encoding stage II sporulation protein M, which produces MDLDAFVTEHRDEWRRLEALSGRHRPDAGEADELIALYQRTATHLSMVRSQAPDPALVAHLSRLVLRARASITGGRSFRPSDLLRFVTVTFPAAVYRTWRWWCTVAVSFLAVSAALTAWFVAHPEALRALIGDGGARSLADHEFADYYRAAPAQDFAFEVWTNNALVAGLCLAGGILLLPVLLVLAQNALVVAVDAGAMLGQGRADVFFGLLAPHGLLELTAVFVAAGTGLRIGWSWVAPGPYLTRAQSLAGAARSGVVVALGLVGVLAVSGAIEAFVTPSPLPTAVRVGIGVLALAAFLTYVVHFGRRAAAVGETGDLAPDLREATAPAC
- a CDS encoding ABC transporter ATP-binding protein, which gives rise to MSEDATPHGATVHAGTDSTDSPALAVSNLVKRFGTTVAVDGLDLTMPGGTVLALLGPNGAGKTTTVEICEGFQRPDSGLVRVLGLDPNRDGAALRPRIGVMPQGGGAYPGVRAGEMLRLVAACAAHPLDPDWLLDVLGLRDALHTPYKRLSGGQQQRLSLACAVVGRPELVFLDEPTAGLDPQARRLVWELVDALRTDGVGVLLTTHLMDEAETLADQVVIIDHGSPVAAGTPAELTSERDGRQRLTFRATAGLPIAELIDRLPAGCTGTEPSPGRYELVGPIGPAEVSAVTAWCAEHDVLAQELRVARRSLEDVFLDLTGRELR
- a CDS encoding TetR/AcrR family transcriptional regulator translates to MAARRVDAARNAERLLAAARELFDEAGPDVPLDEVARRAGVGNATLYRNFPTRGDLLVAVYTDEVAELCARGDAATAANPADALFDWLGEFVAHVATKRALAHAATSGEHRTERFEQWHAAMHRTAAGLVDRARRAGVVRPDLDPADLLALASGIALASGTADSAGRLLALIRHGIEVPPE
- a CDS encoding MBL fold metallo-hydrolase, giving the protein MDVTMLCDAVAMFPEPVEEALPGWAGRHRDWAAGSAPGNAAAAGWVLHVHCFLLTDEGRATLVDTGVGPAGAPGADWLGTAGRLPALLAEAGVTPAEIDTVVLTHVHLDHAGWNIAPAAPPVQTATPARTGGDVGDHRDAGTGGSGAAGGPLFARAEYVVQRAELDHVAGTGTYARLVAPVLAAGQLRVVDGETTMPGGYRLLPTPGHTPGHQSVLTDGAVLAGDVLVHPAQARWPELPYRYETGPGAAVDSRRRLLRYAAEHGVPLAPAHLRDPLDVGADLTPTAHRPVALPATARCPLRRLSPR
- a CDS encoding dihydrofolate reductase family protein produces the protein MRRLKIIEHVSLDGVVQHSVDGDDFPYPNWNVPFRTPEGRDAVLAMHGERFDLLLGRRTYDLWARFWPTVPANPMADRLNAATKFVATHRPETLHWGPAEPLGPDVAEGVRRVKADDGPDLVLCGSSTLTSTLLEQGLADEVVLIVYPVVLGTGKRFVAEGTPARSLELAETQTTPSGVVLTRYQLAGPLTAA